From a single Photobacterium gaetbulicola Gung47 genomic region:
- a CDS encoding hypothetical protein (COG3124) has product MNFLAHLHLAQQCNSHLAGNLLADFVRGDPYRQFDRDIADGIKLHRFVDSYIDAMPEVRQCRQLFGPTTRRVSGIALDMAWDHFLARHWQQFHPQTLPDFVTAARAEVEKYQHNMPESYLLTMNRMWQQNWLLQYQYPETLNTALLRMAERRPRLHQLALTPEVLMANYRQLEEAFFLIYPQVEQAAQQFRPYRSL; this is encoded by the coding sequence ATGAACTTTCTGGCCCACCTCCACCTCGCCCAGCAGTGCAATAGTCACCTTGCCGGGAATTTACTGGCCGACTTTGTCCGAGGCGATCCCTACCGACAATTCGACCGGGACATCGCAGACGGGATCAAACTCCACCGCTTTGTCGACAGCTATATCGATGCCATGCCGGAAGTGCGCCAGTGCCGGCAACTCTTTGGTCCAACAACCCGCAGAGTCAGCGGCATCGCTCTGGATATGGCTTGGGATCACTTTCTTGCGCGCCATTGGCAACAGTTCCACCCCCAAACGCTACCCGATTTTGTCACCGCAGCCCGGGCAGAAGTCGAGAAATACCAACACAACATGCCAGAGAGCTACCTGCTAACCATGAACCGAATGTGGCAGCAAAACTGGCTGCTGCAATACCAATACCCCGAGACCTTGAACACCGCACTGCTGCGCATGGCCGAGCGCAGGCCAAGGCTCCACCAGCTCGCCCTGACCCCCGAGGTCCTGATGGCCAACTACCGACAGCTAGAAGAGGCATTCTTTTTGATTTACCCACAAGTCGAGCAGGCCGCACAGCAATTCCGGCCGTACCGCAGTCTCTGA
- a CDS encoding isocitrate lyase (COG2224), whose product MTLTRQQQIEALEKDWAENPRWKHVKRTYTAEEVINLRGSFAPANTIAQRGADKLWDLVNGDAKKGYVNCLGALTGGQAVQQAKAGIEAIYLSGWQVAADNNTASSMYPDQSLYPVDSVPAVVKRINNSFRRADQIQWSNGSSPEEGIDYFLPIVADAEAGFGGVLNAYELMRNMIDAGAAGVHFEDQLASVKKCGHMGGKVLVPTQEAVQKLVAARLAADVAGTTTLVIARTDANAADLLTSDCDPYDKDFIIGERTPEGFYRVRAGIDQAIARGLAYAPYADLIWCETATPCLEEARKFAEAIHAQYPDQLLAYNCSPSFNWEKNLDADTIAKFQQELSDMGYKYQFITLAGIHNMWFNMFELAHAYAQGEGMRHYVEKVQRPEFEAADKGYTFVAHQQEVGTGYFDKMTNTIQGGNSSVTALTGSTEEDQFK is encoded by the coding sequence ATGACATTGACTCGCCAGCAACAAATCGAAGCATTGGAAAAGGATTGGGCGGAAAACCCACGTTGGAAGCATGTAAAGCGTACCTATACCGCAGAAGAGGTCATTAACCTACGCGGCTCGTTTGCCCCGGCCAACACGATTGCCCAGCGTGGTGCCGACAAACTGTGGGATTTGGTCAACGGCGATGCCAAAAAAGGCTATGTCAACTGCTTGGGAGCACTGACTGGCGGTCAGGCAGTTCAGCAGGCCAAGGCTGGCATCGAAGCGATTTACCTTTCGGGCTGGCAGGTGGCCGCGGATAACAATACCGCCTCGAGCATGTACCCCGATCAGTCGTTATATCCTGTGGACTCGGTACCGGCCGTGGTTAAGCGTATTAACAACTCGTTCCGCCGTGCAGACCAAATCCAGTGGTCGAACGGGAGTTCACCGGAAGAAGGGATTGATTACTTCCTACCGATAGTCGCGGATGCCGAAGCCGGCTTCGGTGGGGTATTGAACGCCTACGAGCTCATGCGCAATATGATTGATGCAGGGGCGGCTGGGGTGCACTTTGAAGATCAGCTCGCGTCGGTGAAGAAGTGCGGTCACATGGGCGGGAAGGTACTGGTTCCGACTCAAGAAGCGGTACAGAAACTTGTCGCAGCGCGTCTGGCAGCTGATGTGGCGGGTACCACGACTTTGGTGATTGCCCGTACTGATGCCAACGCGGCGGATCTGCTGACTTCAGACTGCGATCCGTACGATAAGGACTTTATTATCGGCGAGCGTACCCCAGAAGGCTTCTATCGCGTGCGCGCCGGTATTGATCAGGCCATCGCCCGTGGGCTTGCCTATGCGCCTTACGCCGATCTAATTTGGTGTGAAACCGCAACACCTTGCTTGGAAGAAGCGCGTAAATTTGCAGAAGCCATTCATGCTCAGTACCCGGACCAGCTGCTGGCCTACAACTGCTCGCCGTCGTTCAATTGGGAGAAGAACCTGGATGCCGATACCATTGCCAAGTTCCAGCAAGAGCTGTCGGATATGGGGTACAAGTACCAGTTCATTACCCTGGCAGGTATCCACAACATGTGGTTCAACATGTTCGAGTTAGCCCATGCTTATGCCCAGGGTGAAGGGATGCGTCATTATGTTGAGAAAGTTCAGCGTCCTGAGTTTGAAGCCGCAGATAAAGGCTATACCTTCGTGGCTCACCAGCAGGAAGTGGGTACCGGCTACTTCGACAAGATGACCAATACCATCCAGGGCGGAAACTCGTCGGTCACTGCGTTGACGGGGTCGACCGAAGAAGATCAGTTTAAATAA